From one Thermoanaerobacterales bacterium genomic stretch:
- a CDS encoding type II secretion system F family protein, giving the protein MLLLVFLVLTAVTAFVLLLLERLYSERLAVTQRLEELAAGDKILHARQAELAVPLWRRLFQPLFGRLQRRQAPSSPAANALTKRLALAGSPGGLTASEFTILRYLTAAGGVVIGAALAATGLPTATGVILAAGAGITGWAAPGFYLTSRINRRRQEVQKALPDTLDLLTVSIEAGLGFDGAVQKVVDKTKGTLASEMREMLREIQVGKPRREALRDVADRVAVDDLTTFIGAVVMAEQMGVRIGNVLRTQSDQMRLKRRQLAEERALKAPVKMLFPLIFFIFPATFIVLLGPAALQILRSF; this is encoded by the coding sequence TTGCTGCTACTTGTATTCCTGGTGTTAACGGCCGTCACGGCCTTCGTCCTCTTGCTGCTCGAACGCCTTTACAGCGAGCGGTTGGCCGTCACCCAACGCCTGGAGGAATTGGCGGCCGGCGATAAAATCCTACACGCCCGGCAGGCTGAACTGGCGGTACCGCTGTGGCGACGCCTCTTCCAGCCGCTGTTCGGCCGCCTTCAGCGTAGGCAGGCACCGTCCAGCCCCGCGGCAAACGCCCTCACGAAGCGTCTGGCCCTGGCCGGCAGTCCCGGAGGTTTGACGGCCTCCGAGTTCACGATCCTGCGTTACCTGACCGCCGCAGGCGGTGTCGTTATCGGGGCCGCCCTCGCCGCCACCGGTCTCCCGACAGCCACCGGGGTCATTCTGGCCGCCGGCGCCGGGATAACCGGCTGGGCCGCTCCGGGGTTCTATCTCACCTCACGCATTAACCGCCGCCGCCAGGAGGTGCAGAAAGCCCTGCCCGACACCCTCGACCTGCTGACGGTGAGTATCGAAGCCGGGCTCGGGTTTGACGGCGCGGTGCAAAAAGTGGTGGACAAGACCAAGGGGACCCTGGCCTCCGAAATGCGGGAGATGCTCCGTGAAATCCAGGTCGGCAAGCCCCGCCGGGAGGCGCTGCGTGACGTGGCCGACCGCGTGGCGGTCGACGACCTGACGACCTTTATCGGCGCGGTAGTCATGGCCGAACAGATGGGGGTGCGTATTGGCAATGTCCTGCGCACGCAGTCGGACCAAATGCGCCTCAAGAGGCGCCAGCTGGCCGAGGAAAGGGCCCTCAAGGCGCCGGTAAAGATGCTTTTCCCCCTCATCTTCTTTATCTTCCCGGCGACTTTTATCGTCCTGCTGGGGCCGGCCGCCCTGCAGATTCTACGGAGTTTTTGA
- the cpaB gene encoding Flp pilus assembly protein CpaB encodes MRRRLLFIVALVCGLAAAAGVYFYLDRMEETYRRTGDFESVVVAREPIPVRTPIKREALAYRKVPAAYIHPDAYRKIEDVAGKASTAAILPGEQILKSRTAAVGEASEDLALALNPGERAVSVAVNEVSGVSGLLKVGDRVDVAVTFDLEAGETSNSYTSTVIQNVRVLAAKRTSASGGQREGNKAQTVILGVTPAQAQHLVLGSERGTIRMLLRSPADSEVLSIPSARKDHLLR; translated from the coding sequence GTGCGCAGGCGACTTTTGTTTATTGTGGCCCTGGTCTGCGGCCTGGCGGCAGCGGCCGGCGTCTATTTCTATCTTGACCGGATGGAAGAAACCTATCGCCGTACGGGGGATTTCGAGTCGGTCGTGGTCGCCCGCGAGCCCATCCCGGTCCGTACGCCCATAAAGCGGGAAGCGCTGGCCTATCGTAAGGTGCCGGCGGCGTACATCCACCCCGACGCCTACCGCAAAATCGAAGACGTGGCCGGCAAGGCATCCACGGCAGCGATCCTCCCCGGGGAACAGATTCTCAAATCCCGTACAGCGGCCGTAGGAGAGGCTTCTGAGGACCTGGCCCTGGCTTTGAATCCCGGCGAGCGTGCGGTCAGCGTCGCCGTGAACGAGGTCTCCGGGGTTTCCGGCCTGCTTAAGGTCGGGGACCGCGTGGACGTGGCGGTGACCTTTGACCTCGAAGCCGGCGAGACATCCAACAGTTATACGTCGACCGTTATCCAAAACGTACGCGTCCTGGCCGCCAAGCGCACCTCGGCCTCCGGGGGGCAGCGCGAAGGCAACAAGGCGCAGACGGTTATCCTCGGCGTCACCCCGGCCCAGGCCCAGCACCTTGTCCTGGGCTCCGAGCGCGGCACGATCCGAATGCTGCTGCGCTCCCCCGCAGACAGTGAGGTCCTGTCCATACCCAGCGCCAGGAAGGATCACCTATTGCGCTAA
- a CDS encoding response regulator has product MEPIKVLIVDDVAGTREDIRRLLFFEEDIKVVGEADDGSVAIASAEDLRPDVILMDINLPEMDGITATEEITNKVPESAVIIVSIQGEQEYIRKAMAAGAGDYLVKPINSSELAAAIRRVHEKHKHRQNLLGIQAQAKSRRQGKIITVFSTRGGVGRTLVAVNLAAALAQEGRKTVLVDLVPGEGDIEVALNLKARRTLADLVDESSTEDLVAVDNFLISHYTGTKVLCSPSRDDAYLVTPEALQHALDLLTERYSYVILDTGIRPDSLTQTALSAADLILLLATPELLSIRHARSALDFLTDHDLQDRAAIVLNRAGLEGGIKTAEIERVLECKCLASLPEDGKAAVTSLNKGQSILTTSPAGKLTQAIRALARQLCSPEEKDTEETPRLSIAARLFSL; this is encoded by the coding sequence ATGGAACCGATCAAGGTCCTGATCGTGGACGATGTCGCTGGAACCCGCGAAGACATCAGGCGCCTGCTCTTCTTCGAGGAGGACATAAAGGTCGTCGGTGAGGCCGACGACGGATCCGTGGCCATCGCCTCGGCCGAGGACCTGAGGCCCGACGTGATCCTAATGGATATCAACCTGCCAGAGATGGACGGCATTACGGCCACCGAAGAGATCACCAACAAGGTCCCGGAAAGCGCCGTGATCATTGTCTCCATCCAGGGCGAGCAGGAGTATATCCGGAAAGCGATGGCCGCCGGCGCCGGTGACTACCTGGTCAAGCCGATCAACTCCAGCGAACTGGCCGCGGCCATCCGGCGCGTACACGAGAAACACAAGCACCGGCAAAACCTCCTCGGTATCCAGGCCCAGGCCAAGAGCCGCCGGCAGGGGAAGATCATCACCGTCTTTTCAACGCGCGGCGGAGTCGGGCGCACGCTGGTCGCCGTAAACCTGGCCGCCGCGCTTGCCCAGGAGGGGCGCAAGACGGTCCTGGTTGACCTGGTCCCGGGCGAAGGAGACATTGAGGTCGCGTTGAACCTCAAGGCGCGCCGGACCCTGGCGGACCTCGTCGATGAATCTTCGACCGAGGACCTGGTGGCCGTGGACAACTTCCTCATCTCCCACTATACCGGGACAAAAGTCCTTTGCAGCCCGTCCCGTGACGACGCCTACCTGGTGACCCCGGAAGCCCTGCAACACGCCCTTGACCTGCTGACCGAACGTTATTCGTACGTCATCCTGGACACCGGAATCCGGCCCGACAGCCTGACGCAAACCGCCTTGTCCGCCGCCGATCTTATCCTGCTCCTGGCGACCCCGGAGCTGTTGAGCATACGCCATGCCCGGTCCGCGCTCGATTTCTTGACAGACCATGATCTTCAGGACCGGGCGGCCATCGTCTTGAACCGGGCCGGGCTTGAGGGCGGCATTAAAACGGCCGAGATTGAGAGAGTGCTGGAATGCAAGTGCCTGGCATCCCTCCCCGAGGACGGGAAAGCCGCCGTCACGTCCTTGAACAAAGGGCAGTCCATCCTGACCACCAGTCCGGCCGGCAAGCTGACACAGGCCATTCGCGCCCTGGCCCGCCAGTTGTGCAGTCCCGAGGAGAAGGACACGGAGGAGACACCGCGCTTGTCCATCGCCGCCCGCCTGTTCAGTCTGTAA
- a CDS encoding AIR synthase-related protein: protein ILTRLLVNDTVQHVVREKPRTLLLTGEALPARVVPITNMDDEALMALSRDRLFLNLDEMRLIRDHFREAGREPTDCEIEILAQTWSEHCVHKTFKASLIVDGVEKPPLLKRLQEATRRVAHPLVLSAFEDNSGVFAFYNGWAVCGKVETHNSPSAIEPYGGAATGSGGVFRDIMGTGQGAAVVASTDMFCFASPDTPAEDIPAGCLHPSYLLRRVVAGVRDYGNRMGIPTCNGSVHFHPDFRAKPTVIVGAYGLLPKARAGKGHPVPGDLVVVIGGRTGRDGLHGATFSSAAMTDRTVDVHAQAVQVGHPIEEKRTADAVLAARDEDLIRAITDCGAGGFASAVGEMASETGAEIALDAAPLKYAGLAPWEILLSESQERMVCAVAPQNWERFSAICRAFNVEATVLGRFTGDGRFRATYNGETVMDLSMDFLHCGLPQRVMQAKSPPKGAPGVAPPLPEDWADCYRRVMGHLNVCSKEPIVRVYDHGVQGSSALPPFGGLDGSGPNDACMLTPLLGRPYGLIISHGLNPVLNRLDPYWGGLWACAEAVANAVAAGADIRETALIDNFIWPVPDEETLGYLDRAVDACVDFSLATGMPFISGKDSLSSTYRGPGGTLVHIPPVLCVSAFGRVPDVRHTVSSDFKRPGISVVILIGHRRHKEMGGSVYWDIHGVTGANLPRLDLAGFVTACAALHDAITAGEVLACHDISEGGLAAALAEMCFGGRCGALVNIPEGVRPDEFLFNETAGCFLVEIRADLDPAALFKNVPWTHVGRPQEERVIEARTAAGERLFAVSVDELKAAWDRPMREVFGE from the coding sequence TCATCCTCACCCGTCTTCTGGTGAACGACACCGTCCAGCACGTTGTGAGGGAGAAGCCCCGAACCCTGCTCCTGACCGGGGAGGCTCTCCCGGCGCGGGTGGTCCCCATTACCAATATGGACGATGAGGCCCTTATGGCCCTCAGCCGCGACCGGCTCTTTCTGAACCTGGACGAGATGCGGCTCATCCGCGATCATTTCCGGGAGGCAGGCCGCGAGCCGACGGACTGCGAGATCGAAATCCTGGCCCAGACCTGGTCGGAGCACTGCGTGCACAAGACCTTCAAGGCCAGCCTCATCGTCGACGGGGTGGAAAAGCCGCCGCTCCTGAAGAGGTTGCAGGAAGCCACCCGCCGGGTGGCTCATCCCCTGGTCCTGTCGGCCTTCGAGGACAACTCGGGCGTCTTCGCCTTCTACAACGGCTGGGCCGTCTGCGGCAAGGTGGAGACCCATAATTCCCCGTCGGCCATCGAACCCTACGGCGGAGCGGCCACCGGAAGCGGCGGTGTTTTCCGCGACATTATGGGTACGGGGCAGGGAGCCGCCGTCGTGGCTTCGACCGATATGTTCTGCTTCGCCTCTCCGGATACCCCGGCGGAGGATATCCCCGCCGGCTGCCTGCACCCGTCTTACCTGTTGCGGCGCGTTGTGGCGGGGGTCCGGGACTACGGCAACCGCATGGGCATCCCGACCTGCAACGGCTCGGTCCACTTCCACCCGGACTTCCGGGCCAAGCCGACGGTCATCGTCGGCGCCTACGGCCTGCTTCCCAAGGCCCGGGCGGGCAAGGGGCACCCCGTGCCCGGGGACCTGGTGGTCGTCATCGGCGGGCGAACCGGCCGTGACGGCCTGCACGGGGCAACCTTTTCCAGCGCGGCCATGACCGACCGTACGGTCGACGTCCACGCCCAAGCCGTCCAGGTCGGCCATCCAATCGAGGAGAAACGGACGGCCGACGCCGTCCTCGCGGCGCGGGACGAGGACCTGATCCGGGCGATCACCGACTGCGGCGCGGGGGGTTTCGCCTCTGCCGTCGGGGAGATGGCCTCTGAGACCGGCGCCGAAATCGCCCTTGATGCGGCCCCCCTCAAGTATGCCGGCCTTGCGCCCTGGGAGATCCTGCTTTCCGAGAGCCAGGAGCGCATGGTTTGCGCCGTGGCCCCGCAGAACTGGGAACGTTTCTCGGCCATCTGCCGCGCCTTCAACGTCGAGGCCACCGTCCTCGGCCGCTTCACCGGTGACGGCCGTTTTCGGGCCACCTACAACGGCGAGACGGTTATGGACCTCTCGATGGATTTTCTGCACTGTGGCCTGCCACAACGGGTGATGCAGGCGAAATCCCCGCCAAAGGGCGCCCCCGGCGTGGCGCCCCCGCTCCCGGAAGATTGGGCGGACTGTTACCGCCGGGTGATGGGCCACCTTAACGTCTGCTCGAAGGAACCGATCGTGCGCGTTTACGACCACGGGGTTCAAGGCTCCAGCGCCCTGCCGCCCTTCGGCGGCCTGGACGGCTCGGGGCCGAACGACGCCTGCATGCTCACGCCGCTCCTCGGCCGGCCATACGGCCTGATTATCAGCCATGGCCTGAACCCTGTCCTGAATCGCCTCGATCCATACTGGGGAGGCCTTTGGGCCTGTGCCGAGGCCGTCGCCAACGCCGTCGCCGCCGGGGCCGATATCCGTGAGACGGCCCTTATCGACAACTTCATCTGGCCCGTGCCCGACGAGGAAACGCTGGGTTACCTGGACCGCGCCGTCGACGCTTGCGTTGACTTCTCGCTGGCCACGGGCATGCCCTTTATCTCCGGAAAAGACAGCCTGTCCAGCACCTACCGCGGTCCCGGCGGCACCCTTGTACATATCCCGCCGGTCCTCTGCGTTTCGGCCTTCGGGCGCGTGCCGGACGTTCGCCACACCGTCTCATCCGACTTCAAGCGCCCCGGGATAAGCGTGGTTATCCTTATCGGACACCGCCGCCACAAGGAGATGGGCGGCTCGGTCTACTGGGATATCCACGGGGTTACCGGGGCCAATCTGCCCCGCCTGGACTTGGCCGGGTTCGTCACCGCCTGTGCCGCCTTGCACGACGCCATTACCGCAGGTGAGGTCCTTGCGTGTCACGACATCAGCGAGGGCGGCCTGGCCGCCGCCCTGGCCGAGATGTGTTTCGGAGGCCGCTGCGGCGCATTGGTGAACATCCCGGAGGGCGTCCGCCCCGATGAGTTCCTCTTTAACGAAACAGCGGGCTGCTTCCTGGTTGAAATCAGGGCGGATCTTGACCCCGCCGCCCTTTTCAAGAACGTCCCCTGGACCCATGTCGGGCGCCCGCAGGAGGAACGGGTGATTGAAGCCCGCACCGCCGCCGGGGAACGGTTGTTCGCCGTTAGCGTCGACGAACTGAAGGCGGCCTGGGACCGTCCTATGCGGGAGGTGTTTGGCGAGTGA
- a CDS encoding DUF192 domain-containing protein, with amino-acid sequence MRVVDLTLGTDLAVKVEVAGTFGRRLLGLMGRAALAPGTGLLLTPCSNVHTWFMRFPIDLAYLDAGWHVLHTVEALAPFRLGPWVRGTRHVLELPAHRLRETGTLPGNTLRLAD; translated from the coding sequence ATGCGCGTCGTCGACCTCACCCTGGGTACCGACCTGGCAGTGAAGGTGGAGGTGGCCGGCACCTTCGGGCGCCGGCTCCTCGGCCTGATGGGCCGCGCCGCTCTGGCCCCCGGCACCGGTCTGCTGCTTACCCCCTGCAGCAACGTTCACACCTGGTTTATGCGCTTTCCCATCGACCTGGCTTATCTGGACGCCGGCTGGCACGTCCTGCACACGGTTGAAGCGCTGGCACCGTTCCGGCTCGGCCCGTGGGTGCGCGGGACCCGCCACGTGCTCGAGCTTCCCGCCCACCGCTTGCGCGAAACCGGCACCCTGCCGGGAAACACCCTGCGCCTGGCTGATTAA
- the purQ gene encoding phosphoribosylformylglycinamidine synthase I, which translates to MIRPRVCILRTDGTNCDRETAFAFEICGAQPDFVHVNELRSGLKRLTDYALMAIPGGFSYGDDVLSGKILAVELISRLQDQLQNFVAHGRPVLGICNGFQVLVRTGLLPYVRPGEISATLMGNDCGHFVCRWVTLKVEKGPCVFTAGMEGRTLSYQVAHAEGKFLAPEPLLDDIERRGLVVFRYNPYNPNGSLRAIAGICDPSGRVMGLMPHPERFVLPTQHPNWRRGMADEPHGLPIFANAVRYAREM; encoded by the coding sequence GTGATCCGGCCGAGAGTCTGTATCCTGCGCACCGACGGCACCAACTGCGACCGGGAAACGGCTTTTGCCTTTGAGATCTGCGGAGCCCAGCCCGATTTCGTACACGTTAACGAGCTACGGTCGGGGCTCAAGCGCCTTACCGACTACGCCCTGATGGCTATCCCGGGGGGCTTTTCTTACGGCGACGACGTACTGTCCGGCAAAATCCTGGCCGTGGAGTTGATCTCCCGTCTCCAGGACCAACTGCAGAATTTCGTCGCGCACGGGCGGCCGGTCCTCGGTATCTGCAACGGTTTTCAGGTCCTGGTGCGTACCGGGCTTTTGCCGTACGTACGCCCGGGGGAGATCAGCGCCACTTTGATGGGTAATGACTGCGGGCACTTTGTCTGCCGTTGGGTCACTCTGAAAGTTGAAAAAGGCCCGTGTGTCTTCACGGCCGGAATGGAAGGAAGGACACTCAGCTATCAGGTCGCCCACGCCGAAGGGAAATTCCTGGCGCCGGAACCGCTTCTGGATGACATCGAGCGCCGGGGGTTGGTGGTTTTCCGTTACAACCCGTACAACCCCAACGGTTCCCTGCGCGCCATCGCCGGAATCTGCGACCCCAGCGGACGGGTGATGGGCTTGATGCCCCACCCCGAACGCTTTGTATTGCCCACCCAGCACCCCAACTGGCGGCGGGGGATGGCAGACGAGCCCCACGGGCTGCCGATCTTTGCGAACGCCGTGCGCTACGCGCGCGAAATGTAA
- a CDS encoding NAD(P)H-dependent glycerol-3-phosphate dehydrogenase, which translates to MATVSILGAGSWGTALACHLARSGHRVRLWARSASHAAVLADVKENTRYLPGVSIPSGVTVTADLPASLRGSEAVVFAVPSHAFGETVSLARPYLPPVPVINAAKGIEEDTLRRLSQVWADLTGDRELQRYCALSGPSHAEELGRAMPTALVAASPVSAVAEFAQDLFMSPCLRVYTNRDLTGVETGGALKNIIAVATGVSDGLGFGDNTRAALMTRGLAEITRLGVRMGANPLTFAGLTGVGDLIVTCTSMHSRNRRFGMAVGRGLSVQEALVEVSQIVEGVRTTRAATRLAVRFGVELPIARQVYAILFEGLTPSEGVNLLMTRQRRHEIEEVALYGIAWKTPE; encoded by the coding sequence GTGGCTACCGTAAGCATCCTGGGTGCGGGGAGCTGGGGCACCGCCCTGGCCTGCCATCTGGCGCGGTCGGGGCACCGCGTCCGTCTCTGGGCACGCAGCGCTTCCCACGCCGCGGTATTGGCAGACGTGAAGGAGAACACCCGCTACCTTCCCGGGGTGTCTATCCCCTCCGGGGTGACCGTTACCGCCGATCTTCCCGCATCACTGCGCGGCTCAGAAGCGGTCGTCTTCGCCGTGCCTTCGCATGCCTTCGGCGAAACCGTATCCCTGGCCCGGCCCTACCTGCCCCCGGTCCCGGTAATCAACGCCGCCAAGGGCATCGAGGAAGATACATTGCGCAGGCTTTCCCAGGTCTGGGCCGATCTGACCGGCGATCGGGAACTGCAGCGTTACTGCGCCCTGTCAGGACCAAGCCACGCCGAGGAGTTGGGGCGGGCCATGCCCACCGCCCTGGTGGCGGCCTCCCCGGTTTCCGCCGTGGCAGAATTTGCCCAGGACCTGTTCATGTCTCCCTGCCTCCGGGTCTACACCAACCGGGACCTCACCGGCGTCGAAACCGGCGGCGCCCTGAAGAACATCATCGCCGTTGCTACCGGGGTCTCCGATGGCCTGGGTTTCGGCGATAACACCCGCGCCGCCCTCATGACCCGCGGCCTGGCCGAGATCACCCGCCTCGGCGTGCGCATGGGAGCCAACCCCCTCACCTTCGCCGGGCTCACCGGAGTCGGGGATCTTATCGTTACCTGCACGAGCATGCATAGCCGCAACCGCCGTTTCGGGATGGCCGTCGGCCGCGGACTCAGCGTGCAAGAAGCCCTGGTCGAGGTCAGCCAGATCGTTGAGGGGGTGCGCACCACCCGCGCCGCCACCCGCCTGGCCGTCCGCTTCGGCGTCGAGCTACCCATCGCCCGGCAGGTCTATGCCATCCTTTTTGAGGGTCTGACGCCCAGCGAAGGTGTCAACCTGCTGATGACGCGTCAACGGAGACACGAAATCGAAGAGGTCGCCCTCTACGGCATCGCCTGGAAAACGCCTGAGTGA
- a CDS encoding type II secretion system F family protein, producing the protein MLPIFLLTFVSVSLLVWYLAQAAGRGDRAVLERLNRLGAQTDGDPHAHPAETEPVSVIIRIVRVLAHVMPLRRLGSRVDADLARADFPLRGEEFAAGVILAGITGWAAGSLILRTGLGAAVLAVLAAAAPFFALHLAKARRLAAFNAQLGDALAMISNTLRAGFGFAQALEMVCREMPPPISKEFARCLQEMNLGLGTEEALQTLVGRVGSDDLDLMVTAVIIQRQVGGNLAEILDKIRDTIRERVRIKGEIKTLTAQGRISGLIIGLLPVALALVLLLINPGYLRELFGNPAGLAMVAYATVSEVIGVILVRHIMNIEV; encoded by the coding sequence ATGCTGCCGATTTTCCTCCTGACCTTCGTTTCCGTCTCTCTACTTGTCTGGTACCTGGCCCAGGCCGCCGGCCGGGGCGACAGGGCCGTCCTCGAGCGGCTGAACCGGCTGGGCGCGCAAACAGACGGCGATCCCCACGCCCACCCGGCCGAAACGGAGCCGGTTTCCGTCATAATCCGCATCGTCCGGGTGCTGGCGCACGTGATGCCTTTGCGCCGCCTCGGGTCCCGGGTGGACGCGGACCTGGCTCGTGCTGACTTCCCGTTGCGCGGGGAGGAGTTCGCCGCCGGAGTGATCCTGGCGGGAATCACCGGCTGGGCGGCGGGCAGCCTCATACTGCGCACGGGTTTAGGAGCCGCTGTTCTGGCCGTCCTTGCCGCCGCCGCACCTTTTTTTGCCCTGCACCTGGCTAAAGCGCGCCGGCTGGCGGCCTTCAACGCCCAGCTGGGGGATGCGCTGGCGATGATCAGCAATACACTGAGGGCCGGCTTCGGCTTCGCCCAGGCCTTGGAAATGGTCTGCAGGGAGATGCCGCCGCCGATCAGCAAGGAGTTCGCCCGCTGCCTGCAGGAGATGAACCTCGGCCTGGGGACGGAAGAAGCGTTACAGACCCTGGTCGGTAGGGTCGGGAGCGACGATCTCGACCTGATGGTCACAGCGGTTATCATCCAACGCCAGGTAGGGGGGAACCTGGCTGAAATCCTGGACAAGATCCGGGATACAATCCGTGAACGGGTGCGTATTAAAGGAGAGATCAAGACCCTTACCGCCCAGGGAAGGATTTCCGGCCTGATCATCGGCCTGCTGCCGGTGGCCCTGGCCCTTGTCCTTCTCCTTATCAACCCCGGTTACCTGCGCGAACTGTTCGGCAACCCCGCCGGACTGGCAATGGTCGCCTATGCCACCGTTTCCGAGGTTATCGGCGTCATCCTGGTCCGGCACATTATGAACATTGAAGTCTAG
- a CDS encoding phosphoribosylformylglycinamidine synthase subunit PurS: protein MAIQEIHVGIKPELRDAHGRETLAEIRRSLGITGVHDIRTVKVFRFEGLPEEDAEYLARRLLCEDVFQHYSVNRPLIGDADRLVEVAYRPGVMNPEAASLMKAASDLGVKGLLAADSSLEYAFYGSLSED, encoded by the coding sequence TTGGCCATTCAGGAGATACACGTCGGCATCAAGCCCGAACTGCGAGATGCGCATGGCCGCGAAACCCTGGCCGAAATCCGCCGCAGCCTCGGCATCACCGGTGTGCACGACATCCGCACCGTGAAAGTATTCCGTTTCGAGGGACTCCCGGAGGAGGATGCCGAATACCTGGCACGCCGCCTGCTTTGCGAGGATGTGTTCCAGCACTACAGCGTAAACCGTCCCCTTATCGGGGATGCCGACCGCCTCGTGGAGGTGGCCTACCGCCCGGGCGTGATGAACCCCGAGGCCGCCTCCCTGATGAAAGCGGCTTCGGACCTCGGTGTAAAGGGTCTCCTGGCCGCGGACTCCAGCCTGGAATACGCCTTCTATGGATCGCTCAGCGAAGACG
- a CDS encoding CpaF family protein has translation MKRAPRNGREPYHELKAVLHKQLIAELQKRPDTGAELTSSVVESLAKQVLEANTEYLPRLDRQRIIGDLVDEILGYGPITPLLNDPEVNEVMVNGPHRVYVERKGRLELTSVEFRDNEHILHIIEKIVTPLGRRIDESMPMVDARLPDGSRVNAIIPPLALDGPTLTIRKFARERLRIEDLVRLGTLNQEMARFLEACVRARLNIVVSGGTGSGKTTTLNVLSSFIPADERIVTIEDAAELQLHQEHVVRLESRPANIEGRGQITIRDLVRNALRMRPDRIVVGEVRGGEALDMLQAMNTGHDGSLTTGHANGPRDMLARLETMVLMAGMDLPVRAIREQIASAVDLIVHQSRLKDGSRKVTQITEVQGMEGDVIVLQDIFLFRQQGVDNENRAVGRYEATGIRPKFMEKIEAQGLHIRPEVFARRI, from the coding sequence TTGAAGCGTGCACCAAGGAACGGACGCGAACCATACCACGAGTTGAAGGCCGTACTCCATAAGCAGCTTATCGCCGAGCTTCAGAAGCGGCCCGACACCGGGGCGGAATTGACCTCGTCGGTCGTGGAGAGTCTGGCCAAACAGGTCCTGGAGGCGAACACCGAATACCTGCCCCGCCTGGACCGCCAGCGGATCATCGGGGATCTTGTGGACGAGATCCTGGGTTACGGGCCGATCACCCCGTTACTGAACGACCCCGAGGTTAACGAGGTGATGGTCAACGGCCCGCACCGGGTGTACGTGGAACGAAAAGGACGCCTGGAGTTGACCTCCGTTGAATTCCGGGATAATGAACATATCCTCCACATCATCGAAAAGATAGTCACCCCGCTTGGGCGCCGTATCGACGAGAGCATGCCCATGGTGGACGCGCGCCTCCCGGACGGTTCCCGCGTCAACGCAATTATCCCGCCCCTGGCCCTGGACGGTCCCACATTGACCATTCGCAAATTTGCGCGGGAGCGACTCCGGATAGAGGACCTGGTCCGCCTGGGAACCCTTAACCAGGAAATGGCCCGGTTCCTCGAGGCCTGTGTGCGGGCCAGGCTAAACATCGTCGTTTCCGGCGGCACCGGCAGCGGTAAAACGACCACCCTTAACGTCCTGTCGTCTTTCATCCCCGCAGACGAGCGGATCGTAACCATCGAGGACGCGGCGGAACTCCAGTTGCACCAGGAGCATGTCGTCCGCCTGGAATCCCGCCCGGCAAATATTGAGGGCCGGGGGCAGATCACGATCCGTGACCTGGTAAGAAACGCGCTCCGTATGCGGCCCGACCGGATCGTCGTCGGCGAGGTCCGGGGAGGGGAGGCGCTTGACATGCTTCAAGCCATGAACACCGGTCACGACGGCTCTCTGACTACCGGTCACGCCAACGGGCCCCGTGACATGCTCGCCCGCCTGGAGACCATGGTCCTGATGGCCGGGATGGATCTCCCGGTCCGCGCCATCCGGGAGCAGATCGCCTCGGCGGTCGACCTTATAGTACACCAGAGCCGGCTTAAGGACGGCTCGCGCAAGGTCACCCAGATCACCGAGGTCCAGGGGATGGAAGGAGACGTCATTGTCCTGCAAGACATTTTCCTTTTCCGCCAGCAGGGTGTCGATAACGAGAACAGGGCCGTCGGACGGTATGAGGCCACCGGGATCCGCCCCAAATTCATGGAAAAGATCGAGGCTCAGGGGCTACATATCCGGCCCGAGGTTTTTGCCCGCAGGATCTGA